The Homalodisca vitripennis isolate AUS2020 unplaced genomic scaffold, UT_GWSS_2.1 ScUCBcl_9478;HRSCAF=17984, whole genome shotgun sequence genome contains the following window.
ACACGAGCAGTGTGACTAGGACTACAGAGAGGAACACCAGAGCCTTGGAGACCAGTATTGCCAACAGAAAGTACCAGTTGACATCTGACAGATTGAGTGAGGCCAGTGACAGGAAAATGAGTGAGGGGAGACTGAACGTGCCGACAAACGTGTTGAGACCTGACGACTGCTCCTCCGTGACCAGTCCAATCCTGCCCGCAACATACCTGGACAACATAAACAATCAGTCAAAAGATCATATTTCCTTCCACAAGCTGTTTTGATATTTAATGTGAGATGCCAGAGCACCATATTGCCATATTTACCATTTCCTCACTAAACActgtactttataattttgtaggtcaaaataagtaagaaatgtcatAAAAAGTATAGTCCTATTTTGCTTGTTTAACCGTCTGTCTGACTGTTTGTtttcaggaaaataattatatctttaaaatgaataaaGGAATAAAATTCAGACTTTGTAGAATGTTTAGTAACTAATCACTACACAGCTCACATTGAGGTTTTTACAGGACCAGAACTTATTGAGAGAATTAGTTGTAGTACATGAGTATTTTGGAGTCctattaaaaactcatttacatAGAGTTTTGCTCTACAAAAGCAACATGTGCACATGTTCATGAGACTATGGAGTAGACAATCATgtcaaactgtatttaaaaattataaaatattaacattggcATCAATATACAGTGTGAGAAAAGTATGGATACCTCTGTTTAGTTTATGATGGATAAAAATGGAGGGATGgaaactcgggacacctttctaggaaatagaagtgaactttttagtcattGTTACAACTCTGGGATTTTAGGGAGGGCGGCttgaaaatctttaaatgtaaagacatTAAGTGACATCATAATtgaaaggtctttataaaagaagaagaacaatggaaactagagctttctatctcaacccagtacaaaatggcagcgcCAGTGTCCCGAATTctatccctccatctttatccaccAAATACTAAACAGAGTTCATACCATACTTTTAACTTACACTGTATATTTATGATACCATTGTTTTTATGACAATCAGGAAATCTGCACTGAATAAAATAGTACTAATGGATGCAGCAGTAACTGTGATCAAATAGACACTAAGTAAATGTCTTATCAGAGTCACACCGTACTGGGGCATTACTGCCCACATAATATTGGGACAATATACTTCTTTAACACGTTCACAACGAAGTGCAAACCATTGGGTACACGCGATCTTTCACTTGCTGCTATCGAGTACCCAATTGAATACACACTGGGTTTTTGTAAAGTGCGTCATGCGCCCAATGGGGTACAtgttgctatgcatttcattattgtgtttttaattttttgcctaCCTTactggtttgttaaatttgatcccacgcttaaataaatacctaccTCAATCTATCATGTACCTCGTTAGGtgcacaattgcttaatttttaaggtaaattaatttatttaggtaccccttggggtacacggaaaaaaaattgaaaaactttaatgaaattatagcCATTATTATCGAAAAATTCAACGGTAAATAAAAAAGCTCCGGAAAAAACACTGTTGTCAAGGACGTGTTCAGATGTactggtggccatcttgattGCAGCTTAATTAGAagcaatgttaaacctcatggaCCTTTAGGACCTTATTTTAAGCCATGGAATCATGGTAtaagtctcattttaaagatataattaataaacattcaaactctatagttttttaaaatatttttatagcttattcagaaaaaaattctaTCTCATTTTTTCCtttgaatattcaaaaaatatactcttcacaaaaaaaaacaaaagttttgtgtCAATATTAATTAATCTCTCATATTACCAGAATGAACAGTAGAGCCGTAAAAgtaggtttaacattgttcttgtgtAAAAACCTTTTTCACTACAGCCAGCCATTAAGCTGCCCGATGAAcatcaaaattatacattttgaacaaaaactttaCCCCATCTATGATGGTTATTTATTCAGCATCTTTAGTTTGTTGACCAGTACTAAAGTTGATATCAGACTGTGATTTTCCCCATGatcattttatttttccttttactaTCTACATTACCTTTTCAtagctttaaaaaatacaatattctatttttactaACATTGATGATGGAATACGCTTAATCCACATAATCACATAGGCTATACTTTGTGTAACTAGTATAAATCAAAGTCTATACATTGTACTTTTCTTTGACATTtgtcattataaaaatgtttttgtcaacacggaaaataaaaattttaacaattttgaacaatgaaataacctaatatatgaaatatatgttcATGTGGAGATTGATTTTTGATAATGGTTTACTctataatagatttaatttttatagttggtagacaaatttgttttaaaaacataaatgatgACCGACTACAAAAAAATTCACGTTATTCAAATATAGAAGAGTGGTGTATTTTACATGAGTACTAGAAAACAATGACTCGTAGGAATTTCCTTACTCCTAAAGTTGTTAAGCTAATGAGCTCCAGAGATAAAATTTCAAACCACAGAGATAAGGATCAACTAATGAAggtgattattttatgatttgtggAAGTAAAATTCTGTTGTGAAATTAGAACACTTACTTACATACTTCCATATAATACATACCATTTCAAGTTGtttctattttaactttttttgaagaaaatgaaacattatttgtgatttatttattcagatgttatataaaatatctaaaacattgttataaacagACAGCTAGTAACTCTCCAGATGTAGGCAAAATCATATAAACAATcattatagttgtttttatttatgtggtTTATCTGTATCAATGACTGATATATTACCACATATTAATCAGTAATGATTAGACAGTTTTCCTTTTTCCTGTATCTTTCACTATACAATGAACTAAACTgtactttcaaaattgatttcaTTACAAATTCTGGCGCCTGttgatagtaaataaataaataatacttatgtaatttattcacttctaaaacaaatatatgtgAACATATTTTTCTCTCATCatagaacatttttttgtttaaaagcaGCAAAAACGTTTTTTCTTAGCTCTTTAGCTTTCTCAAAATAACTTAAGTCCCACCACATCtagtatattttactatttttacagtactagttttaatattattaatattttatttctttaaccctttgagtgccaagtgcTTTTGAGGAGGTAAGGCTGTCAGAGCCAAGCATTTTTAAACAGGTCAACTCTCTCAGTGCCAAGCACTCTTTTGGTATTTGTATAGTGTTCcgctaaataatttataacttttatagtaGGCTATAactcttaatatttatttgaatgatattaaacctgttatacatttttaaatatacaaaattacaaaaaatacttactttttaaatttttaattagaaatattattattttatgatttaaatgtatttgtatgcaTCATTTTTCTTGTTCCTTACACACATAGGaacaaaataacaagtttcaaaAAAGTAACTATCTGTATAACTtggtattgaattttttatttggtatttgtgtagtattctatgaaataatttacaactttaaaaaaaaacacacacaacagaataatttgtattttattttgtagggAGAAAACTAAGctacaacttttatatttatttaaataatgaaatctgctgaacttttaaataaaaaaatattacaaaatttaaattttacattttttatacagtacatacaaattgtaactttatgatcttaatacatttatatgaaccatttgtattgtataaataaaaacaagtataacttaccaaatttaaaatattaagtatctGTGATACTTTGTTCTGATTTTTCTCATATATTGTGTAAACTGTTGAAAATTCCACTCGTACACAAGTTATCTCTCATATTTGGCAGACAGTTTTTACCAGGTGTATCAAATCAAGACAAAtaacctattttttttatttattatatataaaatgaaagtaGGTACAAATGCCACATTTCAACATTTagtacagaataataaatatttgaaatgccGACCTAGTTGGCCCTCAGAAATTTCCAAAAATACCAACAGGCCAATCTGATTGGCTCTTGgcgctcaaagggttaatatttaatatcaataccTATCATTTATCTTTAACCCTACAGCACATACGTGGAGTGTTCACAGCACCCCACTATTGtaaaataagggaaatttttatttagaggttGGCAGTCCTACTGGGTTGTTAAGTTACCTTTCTATTACATTACTGGCTTTGTTCTCAGCTGCTAATCTATTgttgttgaggttatgttttgattttCTTGTGAATATTGTCCCCTGGGGTGCTATGAACACCCCACATATGCGTtcatgttagtttttattttgtcatattaaagtgaatattttaagtttttatattattaatagtgataatttatagaaatagatcATGAATAACCTACACCAAGAACAACAGAggatatacaaaattattggttaAACCTAGTGATGGAAGTAAAGTGAATGATTCATCTGATGGGAAGAAAATAATGAACAACAAAAATCAATCAGTTCATAACAGTGAATCTGAACAGTCAGACAGTGAAGAAGAGGAAAAACCTGACAAAAATGAAGAATATCGTGAGTATTTTGTAGGTAAAGGACAAAACTACTAAGTGGCGTAAGTTTCCTTCAAATCGGAATACTCGCCCaagaaattattgttattcaCTTACCAGGTACAAAATCTTCTGCTAAGGAACGCTAAAAATGCCAATTGAATGTTTCAATGTTCTGATTGATAATGACACAGTGCAACAGATCACAAATTTTACCAACATATACATTATCTAAAGTTCAGCCTAACTATCTGAATCAAAGTTATTGTAACTTACTGAcgaaaatgaaatacaaacaaCGATTGGTCTTCTGTTGTTTGCTGGTTCTTTTCGTGGCGGCAAACAGAATTTAAAAGATTCTCTGggaatatatagatttatttcctAAGGCAATGTCTCTAAACAGAGTTTTGTTTATCTTACGCATATTTGAGGTTTGACAATATCAATGACCGCAATAGCCGCAAAAGACTAGACAACTTAGCCCCAGTGCGCGATTTCTTcaagaaatttattgtaaattgtcaAAATGCTTATTCGGTATCAGAATACTGTACAATTGATGTAAAGTTAGCTGCATTTAAGGGAAATTGtggttttaaacaatatatctccAGCAAACCAGCACGATATGGTTTGAAAATTCATACTCTTTGTGATGCAAAGACATGGTATACTTTGAATATGGAGATCTATCCTGCTAAACAGCCTGATGGACCTTATAAATTATCAAACTCTGCCAAAGATGTTGTTTTGAGATTAATTGAACCCATATCTGGTAGTGGTAGGAATATTACAACTGACAACTGGTACCGTAGTGTGCCACTGACTGAGGAGCTGCTAAATAAAAAGCTTAGCTATGTGGGTACACTTAGAAAGAAAAAACCCCGTGTTCCAAAAGAGTTTGTAAATATAAGTCAAAGACCAGTAAAGAACACAATGTTTGGTTACAGAGAAAACATGACAGTTTTAAGTTATGTCCCTAAAAAGAAGAGAAAATTTTTTGCTTATATCAAGTATGCATCCTGAATCGTGTGGCATTGACAAAAGCACTGGGGATGATTTCAAACCTGAAatcataactttttataacatgAGGAAAGCCGGAGTCGACACTGTTAACAAAATGTGTGCTAACTTATAGTGTTGCTCGTAAGTGCAACCGTTGGCCTTTAGTTGTATTTTGTAGAGTACTTGACATTGCTGGGAATCAATTCATTTGTTTTTGTAATGCAACAAACAGTGCAGAAAATGCTATGAACAGGTTGAATTTCCTTCGGAATGTTGCTACTTCCTTGATAAATTTACAAATCAGGCGAAGGGCCACCACAAAAACCCTACCAAGGGAAATAAGAACCAAAGCAGCTAAAGTTGCTAAGATGGAACCAGCCCAACCTCTTGCTGCCAATGTCCAAGGATCTGGAAGATGTACTGTATGCCCGAGAAAATCAGacaagaaaactaaattttgttgctgtgtttgTGATCAGATTTATGTGCTTGAAccacatgaaaaatatttgtgaaaaatgtttGGAGAACAAAAACCACCAAAGCTCTTCAAGCGGGGAtgattaaagtataataaataactcagaaTAAGTATTTTCTTGTgtgaaaacgtttatttattttacctcaaCCTATTTTGCATCCAAGGGGGAAAATGGTAATTTTCACGAtactaaaattattgataaatcgaaaaaaaaaaacgttgaaatAGTGTGGGGTGCTAGCACCACCCCAGATATGTACTAATGTCATTTTTAGCCACATATGTGCTGTAGGGTTAGAATTAAATCTTTAGACCatatagtaaaaaagaaaaaataatggaatgaaaattcaatgttaaaaatcgtTGTCACATGAACACTGGTAACTTGTGAATATCTCAACAGACTTGGGAACCCATCTGGAAAACTATCCTGCTAGTTTGAAGGAAGACAAGTTAAATGAACATGCTAAATTTTACCAGCATAccttgttttttgtttatatcttgttttaaatGTAGAACAatcttttatcatttttaatgcAAAACTTTAGTATGCTATTTTATGTACGTTCAGCAGcgaattataaacaatttatagaaaGCCATTAGAgctatttattttttggttattttacctaaaaactccagtttaaaacatgtaaaataaatttgaacagcTCATCAACTTATTCTTATAATACACCAATATTCCCATATTGATATGGGAGGACATGTTAGAAAAACCTACTTTTTGCAATGTTCTAAAACAAACGCCTCCACTAAGAATGAAAATTCAATGCtttttattatcatattaatttttttatataacatatatggGAGAAAATACACAGATTTTACTTAATTAGTAGGATTTATATGacacaaacaatatttcattaagaatataaaatttattctagAAACAAAGTCACACTTATCAAGAACAAATGGGTGGGTCCACTCACCCACATATGATAACAGCAAAGCACTGGATGAGGGCAGGGTAAAGGTTATCCAGGGTTACTACCAGGCTGGCATCCATCTGTAACTACAACAGCTCACGTTAGTTACACAGCTGACGCTGTCTGTGTTGGTGCTCGCTGTACAATCACATGATGTGGTATCTTGGCTGCAATCATCGCTTGCTGTGTTTGCTTGGCAATAAAAGTACCGACATATTTGTTAgtgaacaaataattaattgttcaaaTTACCATTAGAAATTTGATTCATCAcgctaatattaattttttaatgaacgTAACCCAAACAACGCCATATTTTAACTGTCATACTTTTCAGGTTCATATTTTACTCTCATACCAAATGCActaaaaaaggtttatatattttggttGTTTCAAGATGATACATACTTTAGCTATataagatttgtaaatatttaataactgattttattatattgataagtttaattaattttatatcaatatactgtgaattctgtttacattttaaaataaaacctttttgaaatgaattaattcttttttttaattaattaaataaaatatatttttaattacaaaatgtgtgCCTACAAATAATGTAGATTATTACTTTAACTaagtaaatatttctgtaattcaCTATTTTTAAAGCTCTcttaattactgtaatttattataaaatgttaatcgTATGGATTAAGCAACAAAAGTTtaagtattagagttttttttataactacaacaTTTTTAGTGATTAATCAGTAACATCTTACTGGTTTATTTTCGAatagtaaaagattttttcaactcttaaaaacaaataattatgtaatgtaatgcagaataaatacattttgaaaatatataaataatcatacaattttaattataacaattaatattaatctta
Protein-coding sequences here:
- the LOC124374655 gene encoding integral membrane protein GPR155-like is translated as MDASLVVTLDNLYPALIQCFAVIICGYVAGRIGLVTEEQSSGLNTFVGTFSLPSLIFLSLASLNLSDVNWYFLLAILVSKALVFLSVVLVTLLVSRTVQCCSSWRKEEEDQEEEPEEGRWEDQVVERHRRGRGLQENTGGIEEETWNGVEPKVGGGLCNTDDP